From Brassica oleracea var. oleracea cultivar TO1000 chromosome C3, BOL, whole genome shotgun sequence, a single genomic window includes:
- the LOC106329820 gene encoding uncharacterized protein LOC106329820, with protein sequence MSFKNAYFILVSICIASSVNAQLPQFPFPLPFQPSPGTPGFPFPFPFPFPFPFQPSPGGMPGIPDMRKCWSTFMDMPGCFAEIRQSIITGKFGSIGPACCKAFLDAEANCTHNLPFNPFFPPMVKEQCSRAADPPTTL encoded by the coding sequence ATGTCGTTTAAGAATGCGTACTTTATTCTAGTGAGTATATGCATTGCCTCTTCCGTTAATGCTCAGTTACCGCAGTTTCCTTTTCCGCTTCCATTTCAACCAAGTCCTGGTACACCAGGATTTCCCTTTCCATTTCCATTTCCGTTTCCATTTCCATTTCAACCAAGTCCCGGTGGTATGCCAGGAATTCCTGATATGAGAAAATGTTGGTCAACATTTATGGATATGCCTGGATGCTTTGCAGAGATCAGACAATCTATTATCACTGGAAAATTTGGTAGTATAGGTCCAGCTTGTTGTAAAGCTTTTTTAGATGCTGAAGCCAACTGCACACACAATCTTCCATTCAACCCATTTTTCCCTCCTATGGTAAAGGAACAATGCTCCCGAGCAGCTGATCCTCCAACGACATTGTAG
- the LOC106335507 gene encoding superoxide dismutase [Fe] 2, chloroplastic isoform X2 — translation MMMTTTSSFLSSRCSLLTSQGPNRQMQWKRHEKFSRKVAVSGVVRAGFELKPPPYPLDALEPHMSRETLDYHWGKHHKTYVENLNKQILGTDLDGLSLEEVVLLSYNRGNMLPAFNNAAQAWNHEFFWESIQPGGGGKPSGDLLRLIERDFGSFDDFVERFKAAASSNFGSGWTWLAYKANRLDVANAVNPLPKEEDKKLVIVKTPNAVNPLVWDYSPLLTIDTWEHAYYLDFENRRVEYINTFMEKLVSWETVSTRLESAMARAAQREQEGTDTEDEEIPDDEEPEVYLDDASEEVD, via the exons ATGATGATGACAACCACTTCCTCGTTTCTCTCGTCGCGGTGCTCTCTGCTTACTTCTCAAG GGCCAAACCGGCAAATGCAATGGAAAAGACACGAAAAG TTCTCGAGAAAGGTAGCTGTTTCTGGTGTTGTCAGAGCGGGATTTGAGCTTAAGCCACCTCCCTATCCTCTT GATGCTCTAGAACCGCATATGAGCCGGGAAACACTGGATTATCATTGGGGCAAGCATCACAAAACTTACGTTGAGAACCTGAACAAGCAAATCCTAGGCACAGATCTAGATGGATTGTCATTGGAAGAGGTTGTGCTTCTTTCATACAACAGAGGCAATATGCTTCCTGCCTTCAATAACGCCGCACAG GCATGGAACCACGAGTTCTTCTGGGAGTCTATCCAACCTGGAGGTGGAGGAAAGCCAAGTGGAGATCTCCTCAGACTGATTGAGAGAGATTTTGGGTCTTTTGATGACTTTGTAGAAAGGTTCAAGGCAGCTGCATCCTCCAACTTTGGTTCAGGTTGGACTTGGCTTGCAT ACAAGGCGAACAGACTTGACGTTGCAAATGCAGTAAACCCTCTTCCAAAGGAGGAAGACAAGAAGCTTGTGATAGTAAAAACTCCCAATGCAGTGAATCCACTCGTATGGGACTATTCT CCACTTCTCACCATTGATACCTGGGAG CACGCTTACTATCTGGATTTTGAG AACCGAAGAGTCGAATACATAAATACATTCATGGAAAAGCTTGTGTCATGGGAAACTGTAAGCACAAGGCTAGAATCTGCAATGGCTCGAGCAGCTCAAAGAGAACAAGAAGGCACTGATACAGAAGATGAAGAGATTCCAGATGATGAAGAGCCAGAGGTTTACTTAGATGATGCATCTGAGGAGGTTGACTAA
- the LOC106335506 gene encoding protein FRIGIDA-like: protein MAVRNGYAHRPSTREEEQPSSAMIRRREAQATVETVPTNIETTIEQSNDPQFLKSIVDLTALAAAVNAFKRRYDELQSHMDYIENAIDSNLKTNGIVEIAAVSPPPKDASGETATAIACQSPPKQKSEAERLCESMCSKELRRYMFVNISERAKLIEELPGALKLAKDPAKFVLDCIGKFYLQGRKAFANDSPAITARKVSLLVLECYLLTFDPEGEKKQVGSSVKDEAEAAAVAWKKRLVGEGWLGAAEAVDARGLLLLVACFGIPESFKSMDLLNLIRQSGTAEIVGALKRSPFLVPMMSGIVDSSIKRGMHIEALEMVYTFGMEDRFSPSSILTSFLRMSKESFERAKRKAQAPMASKTANEKQLDALSSVMKCLEAHKLDPVKEVPGWQIQEQMAKLEKEIVQLDKQMEEARSISRMEEARSISLREEAAISERLYNQQMKRPRLSEREMPPTASLSYSPMYRDQSFPSHREGDADEISALVSSYLGPSAGFPHRSSLRRSPEYMVPPGGLGRSVSAYDHQPPNSYSPVSRRYSPVHGQRLPQEYSLPVHGQHQMPYGLYRHSPSVERYLALSNHRTPRNLSQDRIGGM from the exons ATGGCCGTCCGTAACGGCTACGCACATCGTCCATCAACAAGGGAGGAGGAGCAACCTTCATCGGCGATGATCCGACGGAGAGAAGCGCAGGCTACTGTCGAAACCGTGCCTACAAACATCGAAACCACGATCGAACAATCTAACGACCCTCAGTTTTTGAAATCCATCGTCGACTTAACCGCGTTAGCAGCCGCAGTGAACGCCTTCAAACGCCGCTACGACGAACTGCAGAGCCACATGGATTACATCGAGAACGCGATCGACTCCAATCTCAAAACTAACGGCATCGTCGAAATCGCCGCCGTGTCGCCTCCGCCGAAGGATGCCTCTGGAGAAACAGCCACGGCGATTGCGTGCCAATCGCCGCCCAAACAGAAGTCCGAAGCGGAGCGATTGTGCGAGTCGATGTGTAGCAAAGAGCTCCGCAGGTACATGTTCGTGAACATATCTGAGAGAGCCAAGCTAATCGAAGAGCTTCCTGGAGCGTTGAAGCTTGCCAAGGACCCGGCGAAGTTCGTGTTGGATTGCATTGGGAAGTTTTACTTGCAAGGGCGCAAGGCGTTCGCCAACGACTCGCCCGCGATCACCGCGAGGAAGGTTTCGCTTCTTGTTCTGGAGTGTTATCTTCTGACGTTTGATCCTGAAGGAGAGAAGAAGCAGGTTGGTAGTTCTGTGAAAGATGAGGCGGAGGCGGCTGCTGTTGCGTGGAAGAAGAGGCTGGTGGGTGAAGGATGGTTGGGTGCAGCGGAGGCTGTGGATGCAAGGGGTTTGCTTCTGTTGGTTGCTTGTTTTGGGATTCCGGAGAGCTTTAAGAGTATGGATTTGTTGAATTTGATTAGGCAGAGTGGTACTGCTGAGATTGTTGGTGCTCTTAAACGGTCTCCGTTTCTTGTCCCTATGATGTCAG GTATAGTTGATTCAAGTATCAAGCGTGGAATGCATATTGAAGCACTTGAGATGGTTTATACCTTTGGGATGGAGGATAGGTTTTCACCTTCTTCAATTCTAACTTCATTCCTAAGGATGAGCAAGGAGTCATTTGAGAGGGCGAAACGTAAAGCACAAGCACCCATGGCATCT AAAACTGCGAACGAAAAGCAGTTGGATGCGTTATCATCAGTGATGAAGTGTTTGGAAGCTCACAAGTTAGACCCAGTGAAAGAAGTACCAGGGTGGCAGATCCAAGAGCAAATGGCGAAGCTTGAGAAAGAGATTGTTCAGCTCGACAAACAGATGGAAGAAGCGAGATCCATCAGTCGAATGGAGGAAGCGCGATCCATCAGTCTAAGGGAGGAAGCGGCAATTAGCGAGAGATTGTATAACCAACAGATGAAACGTCCAAGGTTGTCAGAAAGGGAAATGCCACCAACAGCTTCCTTATCTTATTCTCCTATGTACCGCGACCAAAGCTTCCCTAGTCACAGAGAGGGAGATGCAGATGAAATATCAGCTCTTGTGAGTAGTTACCTCGGCCCATCAGCAGGTTTTCCTCATCGGTCAAGTCTCAGGAGATCCCCTGAATATATGGTTCCACCTGGTGGGTTAGGAAGAAGTGTCTCTGCGTATGATCATCAGCCTCCAAATTCTTATTCTCCGGTTTCAAGAAGGTACTCTCCAGTTCACGGACAGAGACTTCCTCAAGAGTACTCTCTTCCAGTTCATGGGCAACACCAAATGCCATATGGTCTATACAGACATTCACCATCTGTTGAAAGATACTTGGCTTTGTCCAATCACAGGACTCCTCGTAACTTATCACAAGACCGCATAGGAGGAATGTAG
- the LOC106329819 gene encoding uncharacterized protein LOC106329819 has translation MSIKNVHLLLLVTICIASSANAQFPFPFPFQPSPGSMPGMPGMSQCWSTLMDIPGCFAEIRQSIMTGKFGSIGPACCKAFLDAEANCTKDLPFKPFFPPMLKEQCSRAAGPSAGPPTTL, from the coding sequence ATGTCGATTAAGAATGTGCACCTTCTTCTCCTGGTGACGATATGCATTGCATCCTCTGCTAATGCTCAGTTTCCATTTCCGTTTCCATTTCAACCAAGTCCAGGTAGTATGCCAGGAATGCCTGGTATGAGCCAATGTTGGTCAACACTGATGGATATACCAGGCTGTTTTGCAGAGATCAGACAATCCATTATGACCGGTAAATTCGGTAGCATAGGTCCTGCTTGTTGTAAAGCTTTTTTAGATGCTGAAGCCAACTGCACAAAAGATCTTCCATTCAAACCGTTTTTCCCTCCTATGCTAAAGGAACAATGCTCGCGTGCTGCCGGTCCTTCAGCCGGTCCTCCAACGACGCTGTAA
- the LOC106335507 gene encoding superoxide dismutase [Fe] 2, chloroplastic isoform X1, with protein sequence MMMTTTSSFLSSRCSLLTSQGPNRQMQWKRHEKRQFSRKVAVSGVVRAGFELKPPPYPLDALEPHMSRETLDYHWGKHHKTYVENLNKQILGTDLDGLSLEEVVLLSYNRGNMLPAFNNAAQAWNHEFFWESIQPGGGGKPSGDLLRLIERDFGSFDDFVERFKAAASSNFGSGWTWLAYKANRLDVANAVNPLPKEEDKKLVIVKTPNAVNPLVWDYSPLLTIDTWEHAYYLDFENRRVEYINTFMEKLVSWETVSTRLESAMARAAQREQEGTDTEDEEIPDDEEPEVYLDDASEEVD encoded by the exons ATGATGATGACAACCACTTCCTCGTTTCTCTCGTCGCGGTGCTCTCTGCTTACTTCTCAAG GGCCAAACCGGCAAATGCAATGGAAAAGACACGAAAAG AGACAGTTCTCGAGAAAGGTAGCTGTTTCTGGTGTTGTCAGAGCGGGATTTGAGCTTAAGCCACCTCCCTATCCTCTT GATGCTCTAGAACCGCATATGAGCCGGGAAACACTGGATTATCATTGGGGCAAGCATCACAAAACTTACGTTGAGAACCTGAACAAGCAAATCCTAGGCACAGATCTAGATGGATTGTCATTGGAAGAGGTTGTGCTTCTTTCATACAACAGAGGCAATATGCTTCCTGCCTTCAATAACGCCGCACAG GCATGGAACCACGAGTTCTTCTGGGAGTCTATCCAACCTGGAGGTGGAGGAAAGCCAAGTGGAGATCTCCTCAGACTGATTGAGAGAGATTTTGGGTCTTTTGATGACTTTGTAGAAAGGTTCAAGGCAGCTGCATCCTCCAACTTTGGTTCAGGTTGGACTTGGCTTGCAT ACAAGGCGAACAGACTTGACGTTGCAAATGCAGTAAACCCTCTTCCAAAGGAGGAAGACAAGAAGCTTGTGATAGTAAAAACTCCCAATGCAGTGAATCCACTCGTATGGGACTATTCT CCACTTCTCACCATTGATACCTGGGAG CACGCTTACTATCTGGATTTTGAG AACCGAAGAGTCGAATACATAAATACATTCATGGAAAAGCTTGTGTCATGGGAAACTGTAAGCACAAGGCTAGAATCTGCAATGGCTCGAGCAGCTCAAAGAGAACAAGAAGGCACTGATACAGAAGATGAAGAGATTCCAGATGATGAAGAGCCAGAGGTTTACTTAGATGATGCATCTGAGGAGGTTGACTAA